AGTAGAGGAGTGAGTTGAGTACGTCGTTGGTTTGAGGGTGCGGGTAGAGGGGTTGTTAGAATGTAGGGAGAAGTTGGTGGTTGTAGATTGTGAGACAGAAGCTGTCGGATCACCCAACGACAGCGCTGCAGAGAGAGCGCGGACTAGTCGTCTGACGAGAGGTGAAGATACTGGGGTATAAAATTAGTTCAATAAAGGAACACCCACGCCCTCTGCTCAGCTCGCCGTCTCTCTCGGGCTCAGTAATTCAGCGTATCTCTTTTGTTCCTCATAACTCTCCAACAGTAGCTGCTACGGCAACAGCATCACTGGCGTTACTACTACACGCCACTACTTCTACTACCAGGAGCCTCACACCCACCCTACACTCTGGCTCTTTCTCTCGTCGTGGTGTTCTAATGATACACGTGGTGGTGGTGTACATAGTCCTTGGATTATCCGTCGGCGTCACTGCGAAACGAGCTTCGTCATTGTACATTCAACTATGCCGACTACAACGAATCTCAATAACTACGTCATAGTTGTCGTAGATGTCGTAGTCACAGTTCAAGTCGAAGTCGTAGTTGTAGTTGTAGTTGTAGTTGTGTGATTTGATGATGACGGCTTTGTTAGTTTATCAACCAGATTCCCTTTAACATACGTACGTTGGCAGGTAGTTGATGATGAGGGAACTATGGAAATCGGTTTTTGCATAACTTTGATtggatatttattaaaaaattattattttttttttttttattgaaacaaatttaaattatcgcttacattaatttatcaaggtacagaaaaattaaaaaaataaaaatttcgagtcactgatagataaattaataatttattttttagtttaagtaaaattatttattttaagaccGTCAATAATctccataaatcaatttaaacccataaatttttttttataagtgaGTTTGATAACTGGCAAACagcaaatatttgaataaacttaaatatcaCTTGTTTTTCCAGCAAGTGAACTGTTTAAGCGTAGAAATAACCGATTTTCTTTGTTCTTCACAGGCTCCTGTGTATATACAATAACATATACAGTATATATTTGTGAACTGAGGCTTTCATCAATCCTCAAAGCCACATATCTATGTACTCTCACCCTCAGCACCTCTCTTTCTCTCTGCCTCATTCCTTTTATCAACAGTCTTTGGTCTGTCGAGAGCACTGAGGTTAGTCATTCCCACACCTACTTCCCTTAATTAATTTCAGCTATTTACTCAACTGATTCAAGCATAATATTTAgtctagcattttttttttatttctttttttattatactggACTAGACCATCAGCCAAACTGAGACTACTTTTACCTGCACATTAAATGCTACCCGAAATCGTAGCCAAGTCCATTTAATTTAGCTCCTTTACTTGCTCTGATGTTTTCACTTCTCAGTTAATTTCATAACTAAATGTATGTTttcatattgttattattattattattattattagctattatatacaattatacacAATTCAAATTAGGCTGGCCATTTCCTTTAGCggaataaacttttaattagtTTCGGCCTCGCTAtgaattagtaataaataaagtaatttattaattaaacgtCAAAGATTTATTGATCGATGGACTGAGGGCtggaagaatttgaataaaaaagttgtgGGGCCATAAATAATTGCTAATGTTAGTCCTTCAAAATTGCTTGATTAAATACTTATGAGatgacggaaaaaaaaatttttttaatgagctaCCAAATCAAGAGaggaatcaaaatttaatcaatactaATTGATACCATGAAAggatatcattttttttttaatctatataCGTTTCAATTatgaattcattaaattttttttataataataataaaatcaattaataattgatattattttttaaaatgtctaaaaataattaattaatgagtttttaaaataatcaaaaattaggAGAGATTGGCagatcgaaaaaatttataaattcaagttaattaaataattacgataatgagaattaaattttttcgcgctaaaaagtatttaaaataaaaaaatttcgcgccaaatttcgactgattaattttttaaaaaattcaatgagatttttgaattaaaattcttggggatggtttcaaatttttttttgattttgtaagaaattatgAGAAGCCCAAATTACCCCTtgtcttttttgaaaaattatcaaataaaattttggccGACTTTGcgctttataatttttatttgtatttatttggcccattttgcctctaatattaattttctaccaaataataataacaataataataaaaaatttttttaataaaagttttgttatcatttttaagAGATAATTCAAAACTTTAGCAATTGGCTGCAAGAGTACGACAAAACCGGTCtgtgatatttttatcttttattttaatccgagtgtttttttgttgaatttttccgTTCAATTATATacatgtttaatttttgttttatttacaaatataaacataaatataaacactCAGTATTAATTTCACGTCAAGGTCAACGTCGTGCTGTGGAATGggaagtgagaaaaaaaaattagcgccGCGATTTCTACTTGTTCTAGAtctaaattagaaaataaccGATCGGTTGTTTTCATTACAAGTCccattgaaatttattcttatacattattaaaataaataaaagcttttTATTGAACTTGACTTAGCAGTTTAATGTCCACtcataaaaaacttaatttttctttaacgcatttatttaatctcgtCCATCTCAAGcagtttctatttttaatatattcgaTTACCGTTTATACTCTTAATAATATctatacttaattttttacgaacaaaacttcattttttaaaaataatttagcgaACTTGgctttttatttaagtataaagtgcgtagaaatttaaaacaaacatctaaaaaaaaaaaaagacatagaaaatttataatttgattcgTTTTtccagttaaattatttactcaagtATATTATTATCCTAATATGATACATTAATATTGATATGAGTTGATAAAAGTCTACTAaggagataaaataaaaacttaaaaaaaattttcagtagcACTCGAGAAGGCAGGAGTGTAATCTAGTGAGTGTACTTGTCATATATGTAAGCGATCAATAGAGACATATAGACTACTTACTCATTTTACTAAGTGATCGGATAACCACATACTCTCCCTCTTCCTCCCTCTCTCCCTCATTTCCTCAGTACAGAGTGTAGTTCGTTTATCTACAAAAGACTACACTTACTTTAAGATTtaccttttataaaaaaataataaaaattcagccATTAAGTCGATACTTCACAAAGTAATTTCCCCCCccccttttttttctattagttataatcatttttaataacttatattAAGGAAACACTAAAGAAAAGTCGGCTTTAaaagtagaaaatttcaattgaataatttaaatatttaaatattttttgaaatcacttttttttaattgcgtTAACAATTGCCTTATTAATCAACCTTTGGCAGGCTAATTATTGCACTGCAgtcaacttataattatttaatttccttcaCTTGAATTCTTTTCCCATGGGATAGTCTATTGggctttgatttttatttaaacacttAATCAGGCTATttgtgattaataaaaatcacaatgcatcgaaattaataaataggttttaataaaaataataattaatttttttttaattaaataagtcttttataaaatgtctcTAATAAATaagactttattttatttttttacttaattatttattacatacaCTATTGTCGTCATTTTGATGCTTGAAGATTTTAAAAGGAGACCGGGATGCGACttattgaataataactttttttttcaaagtcctGTAAATTTGgtcattaatcaaaattaggatttcaatgaatttatatttaaggacagtaaaatcaatcaattgaTAGTCAGTTGAAGTTGGTCGAATATTAAATGACGCAGAGGTCAGATATGGTTCTtgattgtattttttcattgacCCTTCAGAGTctgtattattaaataaacgtaAATTTTCCTAGTGGTTTATTCTCCTTTCCACTGCGAGCGCTCGAGTTTGTCTTCGTTTTATCAACGGTTAGAACACCGCGAACCGACGTCGAGACggcttatttatttttgccaGTTGGACGCGTCCGGTTTCGTGGACCGCTCTTGCAGAAGGCTTGCGGTCAATTAGTGTCCCGTgggattttaaaataaacactcGTTACTGGTACTTGAAACAAAAAGCACGGGTTTAATTAGATGAGCTTCAACGAGTTTGAATAACTTgagttatatttttagtacaCACACTCCCGActctcttattttatttattcattattattttttttatccctcattattaccataattattattattatttctattaattaaccATCCTACTCATTTGTACactaattcaatattttctttaattaattgaataccTCCCCGGTTTATATTTACCcagcttttatttattctttcattAATTAGGTCACACCCATTTCTTTTGCTaaaggaaattatttttttttttttgctaattttagTTCCATTatcattttaagtaaatatttataaataataattaaatagatattttaaattattatgataataaaaccaCCATTAGATTCAGAGAAAATAatccataataaaaaaaatacattaataaatgCGTATGCTCGATGTCTCGCGAGAAAGTTCTTCTCTCGATCTATTCTCATttgcactttttttatttcatttttatttataaccaaACACTTGTTACTTTTactcattaatttatcttgagaatctgataaaaaataaaacaagttattaaaataaacaaggaaacaaaaaaaaattaataaatactttgcTCTCATATTTTACACTTACATCGAACAagtatttatagtaaatttattaaatacttctattattattattaataaaaaaaaaaataatcattttattggaaaattttttaactgttagaaaaattaccgaaaaatttcaaagtgtCTTAAGTACCTGAGAcagaacaaatttttaatatcacatacgaatttcaaaattaatcgtgataatgataaaaattttcgaacaaaaatattcaaaaatattctagACTCTTTCAAagtatttcataaaaatctaaagttatttataatatttcctaaaagtaataacttttaaaatttgaaaatttcgcGCTCGAAATTTGCAAAATTAGAACTACCGTAGAGTTGACCGAaaccttaaaaataataaaaataaaataaatatttagtaaattttttcttactaaaaaataataattaatgaaaatagtaaaattaaaagatatatttattataattaatcaagtTCACTGTGCCAGTGGGCCAGATCACCGTGACACTGACAGCTGCTGATTACTCACAAGCATATTACTCTTCATTCTAGACACTGATAGTTGCCTACTTACATACTCCAAACAATAATCCCcattaataaatatgcatGCGTCCAAgcacgcaaaaaaaaatcataactgtTTGCCAGCcgcattagttaaaaaaaaaaaaataaataatgagcaTACGTAAATTTACCCAGTTGTAAAATCAGTGAATGTCATatgtctaataaaattttaaaggcaatcaaaattttgattttaatttatttactgatgtAGTTTTTTACAGTCgcctataatttaatttaacttccAGTTTAGCCGGGTGTAGTTTTGCTGTAAGTAGTttcaataagaataaaaagaaaactaaCTCAAAGTGAGAGCGAGCTATGGGATATAAAGAGTATCGTGATGTACAGCTATTCTCAGTTGTATGTTCTCAGCGACAAGTGAACTAGTGATGTTATTGACGTGTTGCTCGTTATAGTATAGTATGGTTGTAATTTATGCaggagtttaattttaaataaatacttgtaGTAATAAATGTGAAAATTACAGTGATGTTATCTCTCTACAATATCaagtttttattgtttattattttgctaTTTTCTACTACTTCACAAGcgcttttttttcattagtacgtcagattttttataaatttacttatttaaatatatgtccttttttttatacttaaaattatttacaaagttgtatgtttttttttttttgtaattacatttatatatatttttagtccGAAGAATGTATTGATGGATTTTTTCgatacactgagagaaaagaaggagttaaaaaaagaattgccATCGGATATTCATCACTATCACATTCATTACTATCCGGTTTATGTTCATCAGTCTAAATCTATTAAGGCCCCTGATAAAAATGAACTTGATAATTTACATACGtatgttcatttatttattcaagttaATTGGTTGGGTTGGGTCCGATTGGATggagtgtaaataattaaaattattttcaaatttaaggaATAAATTAGAGTCCCTTGGGTGGAACAATcaagaatataaaaatgtcCCTGATCCTAAGCTTCATCATCTTTTCGGCTTAGACAGTTTGTCAACGGCTTTGGGACATCGACCTTGGTGGGAGGAAAATAGTGTAGGCAAGTATTAATTAGtgattacttataattttattaattattaatcattgaGTTCATAgtcaattagaaattttttttttaattttcattctgTAAATTTGAGTAGAccaataattaaagaaaaacaattatttagaGAACTGGGTTCGAACCCAATCGCGACTGGGAAGTATTAGTCGATTATCAATTATATCGACTGAGGTATTTTGCGATTTTCCAATCAGTTCAATAAATGAGATACCCAGAATCGAAGGAGTTGgaggcttaaaaaaaattattaaagcgattaataaaatttgcaggcttaattaaaaaataaaaagtctaCTGTACTGATCTactgcaaattaaaaaaaatagagacaaaaattgtttgaaaatttaaaaaattttaaacttaaatgcgcatgtaataaaattgtcaatttgaatttatttttatcacggTCAAGATcgttattttaaacttaattattttttaacttaatcaaGCCGTTACTTTCTTAGTTAATGTCTTATCaagaattttcttatttaattagcggaagaaattaatttaaaataatgttatcaAGTATCGTTCTTTATCAGGAAGTagcttaataatttaatttaaatataagaacttgaaaattaattattggctTACTTGATACGAAAATCCTGAATTTGTATACTGTGATATTTATGGtcgcattaaatttttttagaaatcaccttttttatattactttttcATATCACGTCAATGCCGCTAGTCAGTAGAAAGCAAAaccagtaaaaaataaataaaaatatgaacttGTCGAgcgttattattataatgctttagtttttgacttttattttttataactaaactGAAGAGTTGGATAGCTCTATTCTATAAAAATCCAAAGCtgataaagaaataattaaatcgcGTTTTGCTGAGAATATATTTGAACAGACTATTGgatgtcattaaaaataaaaataaaatgcaaattttttatatgaataaccgagttaataaaattaaaatagcgtcatataaatttatcatacgAATTATAGaaacgatttaaatttataagcgacagtaaaaattttgtgtttatGTTGACAGTTCtgataactaattattaatttgattatttacttaattagattggataaaaaatttattgtaatgattattttatattacagaCCGTCATGAAGAGTCAAAACCGGGAATAGTCGTTCAAGTGCCGTTGAACCAGCAAATAATTCTCCAGCAGccaaaagaagaagaaaaagaaactaATCCCCTGGTATcgtttttccaaaaattaaggcgcattaaaaattctattttcagTCACCACTCGGACACAAAAGAAGAGGATGAGACACACGAGCACAAAGTAAACACCGTTTTTGTTTACACTCATCCAAATAAAATCGGACATTTTCCGTGAGATACTAACACTGACCAATGTACATATTTAactaaaacatattttatattatttatatttctacaTAATTCatcgttttaaaaactttaaacttcaaataaattgtatgaacgttttatttataattttaatgtattgaaaaatgACTGAGGCCTCAGTTCGATAAaaagttacttttatttaaaaacttgtcatatatttgatattaatgttCACTTAAAAcctttaaaaagatttttttatccatactAAGTGTGTCACAAAATGGACGACCCGTCAAATGGATGTTCgactgcgcatgcgcacaaGTAAATGAACTCGTGTACTGGGCgcttagaaattaaattatgagaCTTAGAAagcttcttattttttatgctaattttaaaaatgtcacaaaaaaaaaaaaattgtacgaCTGTAAGGATAAAATGGGAATTTCTGTGAGACATTCGATGAAGTAGAAGAAATTgagtgaatatttaataaaaaaaataaacataatctGTTAGCTCTAGATAAATAGGAATATCTTATAAATAGAGAGCTGTACAGTTGAAAAGATGTTTTTTTGAGCTCAGTAAAATCGGATTTTCTCGAAATCCTAAAAGGATAAGTATCTAGAGGGATAGTCGTGGCAAACGCAAATGTCCAAGGACGATGCTTGTAAAAGtggttatacaaaaaaaaaaaaatagactgtGTATAGCCGTAATAggatatacatatttatatgtatatgtatacatgtacATTCATAAAGAGGACACGACATAAATATGGTACAAGCGGAGTTATTTAAGGAGCTATTACATTTTTATGGCTCAGATGACGCATGGTCCTAGCATCAGTGGCGTACCATGTCGTGGCATGAGTACATATTATATAGGTTAACGTGGTGCGGTATACCAGAAGCTATTCCCCAGAACGCCTTTATAAAAGCGCACGAAATATCTTTAGCACGATTTGCTTTGTCGTTTAAATCTTGATCCACTCTCGTTCTTTCTGCCTCTTATCTTTcccgtattttattttttattttatttatcattcattttacccattaaaataaattttattatcccacttgatattttttatttggctttagatttttttaatgcacaCTGGATTATTTACTGTGACAATACACGTGAAACCCGGATTTTTAGAGGGACATAAATATCCAGGTGTCTGTTATGCCTCTTAGAAATGACAACTGATGACACGTCGAAAACAGaatattacatataataacaacatttattttttggtttcTGTGGTCACTATTTTGCGAAAGTTTAGTCCCTCTTTTAAATATACACCCACGACCGCAACGAGAC
The sequence above is drawn from the Microplitis demolitor isolate Queensland-Clemson2020A chromosome 3, iyMicDemo2.1a, whole genome shotgun sequence genome and encodes:
- the LOC103575220 gene encoding uncharacterized protein LOC103575220; translated protein: MLSLYNIKFLLFIILLFSTTSQALFFHYPKNVLMDFFDTLREKKELKKELPSDIHHYHIHYYPVYVHQSKSIKAPDKNELDNLHTNKLESLGWNNQEYKNVPDPKLHHLFGLDSLSTALGHRPWWEENSVDRHEESKPGIVVQVPLNQQIILQQPKEEEKETNPLVSFFQKLRRIKNSIFSHHSDTKEEDETHEHKVNTVFVYTHPNKIGHFP